TAAGGCACTTTGTGCCTTCATTGTGGATGCTGATACTTCTGGGGTATCTACTGGCCGTCCTGTCGAGAAGATGGGTCACAGGGCATCCGTTACATCCTCTGTTATGCTGCGGGACGCTGAGGTTCCTGCCGAAAACCTTCTGGGAAAAGAAGGCATGGGTTTCTTGATTGCTATGCAAACCTTCGCAAAGACACGCCCAGCTATCGCAGCTTTTGCAACTGGGCTAGCAAGGGCAGCCATGGAATATGCTCGTGATTACACTACCAAGAGAGAGGCGTTTACGAAGAAACTCAAAGAGTTCCAATCTATCAAGTTCAAACTTGCGGAAATGTTCATGAAGACTGAGGCCTCACGAAACCTGTACTTGAAGGCAGCTTGGGCGGCAGATACTACCGGAGACTCTACTGTTCCTGCTAGTGTTGCAAAAGCATATGCTACTGATGCCGCTATGGAAATCGCTAGTGAGGCTTTACAGATACACGGTGGCTACGGATATATCGATACATATCCACTTGAGAAGCTATTCCGGGATGCGAAGCTGTATCAGATATACGAGGGCACATCTGAAATACAACGTTTGATTCTCGGAAGGCATGTGTTAGATGGTTATGACCCGGCTATGGAGGAAATACCGTCCTGGGGCACGAAGGACGCTCCAGCTTTCGAGTAGGAACCCGCAGTACTTAGAAAAATGATAACTTCCCTGCCCTTCAGAAAGGTGCGAAAGACGGTGAGATAAGCCGTTTCCGCGTCTCTATTCCCTCTATGGCGTCAATATCGGCTTGATCCAGCTGAATATCTAATACTTCATAGTTCTCTTTGATGTGCCTTTCACTAGTTGCCTTAGGAATCGGATGTACAACATCATAGCTAAGAAGCCAAGCTAAACTGATTTGTGCCGGAGTGACGTTGTGTTTGTCTGCAATCTCTCGCAATGTTTCATTCTCCATAATTGCCCCCCTTGCAAGAGGTGAGTATGCTACCAGTTTCATATTGTGATTCTGAAGATATTTGCGCATCTCTTCCTGTTGCAGCCATGGGTGCATCTCTACCTGATTGGCTATAATCTCTTTCTCTGTATGTTTCAAGGCCTCATCCAATAGGTCTGGGGTAAAATTACTGACCCCGATATTCCGAACTATGCCTTCCTCCACAAGCTCTTCAAAAGCTGTCAATGTACTTCTAGGCTCATATTCGCCAGCAGGCCAATGTACGTAGAGAACGTCAATATAATCGAGCTGAAGCCTCTCCAAGCTTTCTTCGGTACTTTCCTTGACTTTTTCTGGGCTCAATGAATTAATCCATACCTTTGTTCCAAGGAAAATTTCGTCACGAGGAACACTTGACTGCTTTATTCCCTTCCCAACAAAATCCTCGTTACCATAAAACTGCGCAGTATCTATGTGTCTATATCCACTCTCAAGAGCATGGATAACGCTTTCTACACATTTCTTCGAATCCGTATTCTGCCAAGTTCCCAGTCCAATTCTCGGTATTTCAGTCTGTGACATCTTGTTCACCCCTAACGATTCTTAACTATATTTATCCTTAAATAACCCTCACTAGTCGCATCATATTTATGACTCCTTATGTCCAAGATCTTGTTAGATGGATTGTGATCAATATTGCTGATAAAGCGTCTAGATAATTGTGAAAGAATCGAGGGGCTTGATGGAACCACTATCCGTGAGCTGTTAAACCCTCATCACGAAGAACGTGAAGTGAAACTGGGATATAGCCTTGCTCATGCGATGCTAGATCCTGGTGAAACTTCAAAACCACACAGATTCTTTGAAGCTTCGGAGGTATACTACATTCTTTCGGGGCGTGGTGTAATGCACATCGATGACAAAGCGGCGAATGTACAAGAAGGT
Above is a window of Candidatus Thorarchaeota archaeon DNA encoding:
- a CDS encoding acyl-CoA dehydrogenase family protein produces the protein MDFSLTKDQVELREKARTFAQNYMLPYAHHYDKTGEFPLPIIKKSWEAGLMNLNVPEEYGGAGMGVVNQCLVVEEMAAACPGMTTSIYVNNLGLEPILVAGTEEQKEQYLRPLTENLKFISFACSEPYMGSDVAGIQTRAEKQGDMYVLNGSKFWITNAPHADYFTVFASLDPEKRHKALCAFIVDADTSGVSTGRPVEKMGHRASVTSSVMLRDAEVPAENLLGKEGMGFLIAMQTFAKTRPAIAAFATGLARAAMEYARDYTTKREAFTKKLKEFQSIKFKLAEMFMKTEASRNLYLKAAWAADTTGDSTVPASVAKAYATDAAMEIASEALQIHGGYGYIDTYPLEKLFRDAKLYQIYEGTSEIQRLILGRHVLDGYDPAMEEIPSWGTKDAPAFE
- a CDS encoding aldo/keto reductase — protein: MSQTEIPRIGLGTWQNTDSKKCVESVIHALESGYRHIDTAQFYGNEDFVGKGIKQSSVPRDEIFLGTKVWINSLSPEKVKESTEESLERLQLDYIDVLYVHWPAGEYEPRSTLTAFEELVEEGIVRNIGVSNFTPDLLDEALKHTEKEIIANQVEMHPWLQQEEMRKYLQNHNMKLVAYSPLARGAIMENETLREIADKHNVTPAQISLAWLLSYDVVHPIPKATSERHIKENYEVLDIQLDQADIDAIEGIETRKRLISPSFAPF
- a CDS encoding cupin domain-containing protein, producing the protein MLIKRLDNCERIEGLDGTTIRELLNPHHEEREVKLGYSLAHAMLDPGETSKPHRFFEASEVYYILSGRGVMHIDDKAANVQEGDAVYIPPQGVQHIENTGSETLEFLCIVFPAWTPDAEELVESS